The stretch of DNA ACTCAAAAAGAGAGAACCGCTCAACCAAATGGGGATGTCGTTCTACGCAATATGATATAGGAGAGTCATCCAAGTCGATACTTGTTATACAACAGAAAGATTGTTTCATTCTCTTGGATAGTACTTGTGTCGCAGCAGCATCCTTGGTTGGGAGCATCGACAAAATTCGAGTCAATAAATCATCGTGTAGACTGGTTAGTCTATCCACACAACATCTTTTGAGGTTCGAGTCCATACTCGCCATCGCCTCTCCTGATcaacaaagaaaataaaataaatctaaccaGATGAGCATTATCAATCATGTGATATGcacgtcttaaatgagaatttgtcaaTATTAAGAACAAGCTGACGATTAGAAGCAATAAAATTAAATCAGGTACAAAGGAATGGACTTTGTGATGAACAATTCAGTACTCTAATCGGATGAATAAAGGGAGGACTTACTGATTAGGTAGTGAAATTTATTAGGGTTCTTGGGAAACGACAATCCTTGTTTAAAATTAAAATCTTTTTTAATCTAAGACGGAAACCGATTAAAATAAGGGGGGAAATAAAAGAAGGTTGTGAGAGGTCATatttaagacggtcttaagcaaGATTAACTGACCCGGAAAAAAAATTGATGGGATATTGGGGATTTTTGCGGAGAGATAAGGGGTTGGAGAGCAACACGCGACTCACAATCATGCCGTGTTTGTAACATGGACGGTCCAACACATGGTACCAAACGGGTTAAACCGGGTCGGGTTCAGGCTGGATCAATTAAGATATGGGAAATTTCGGATTTGTATGAGTTCGGGTCAGGTCGGGAGGAACGGGTCATTTCTAAGTTCGAGTCAACTATTATCAAGTATTTATGGATAGTGCAACAATAAACATTCTGGTCGGCTTATATTGGGTAGGATTCAAATTAAGCTCGAGTCTCGAGTTCGGGTGTCGGAACAGGTTATTCCGGCCGTGTAAATTTTGTCAAGTCTAAGATGATAGACCTTTTATTTGAATGCTAAATAAtaagaataattataatagttgagTCGTAACCATCACCTTtgaatcctggcaacctcaataACTCACGAAATGGAATCTCAACACACGGTACAAGGGAGCCTGTGCACTAACCATTCTTCAAGCCCAATGgacatttgagtgagggagcggagcttgtgcactaaccactcttcaaatCCAATGGGCATTTGAGTTAGGGAGCGTAATAGGAGCACACATCGATAGTGCAGTGGACGAATATTTAAAATATGTAAACTACAATCAGATGATGATATTATAAGAAGATTTTGATTCATCGTTGCAATATATTATAGCGCATGACTTGGATGCCTTAGGTAACTCGTGGAGGAGAAAAAAGAACATACATCAgatgtactacctccaacttttttgtttttgaacatatatgtatattttttgagcttattacttcaaactttatttgttattgcatatttatatttttttttgagcttattaaaatttacaagttagattttaattctttttccttcaaaactcaaattttactaaatttatatgtaatgttttgagttttattgtaattttttagagttTCATGTTTAAGTGattaaactcagaaactttataatataactcataatttaaaaaaaaaaactcaatttttttattatattagtcagaaactatagaattggtggtaatacatcagatgtataatccatctactaagaaaaaaaaattacgcatctgaggtagtacctcagaccttgtagtttttgagcatatacacattttttctgagcatattaccatttatagatatagtttttgagcaatattatatttttttagtataatattttagtaaatgtgctcaaaaactttatactaaagtaaaactcaaaaaatttaaaataaaactcagaaaataaacaataagagatactacctcagatgtatagtctatgaactgatGTACTAATACTTGGTATGTACATGGCAAATAAGACAATTTCGGTAAAACACTCTTTAACCTTTTATACGAAGGGAAGGGAAAATAAAGAGGAAAAGtaaatgatggggcatattctgcacccgctgaccgagtcaacatattgagcaaggtcaaagatatccaaagcaagtcaacacctgggacagcctagccgacgccaattcggctgtcactgggtctcggccagCAACTAGCCacccggggcacatatccgcgtactcacatccaagacccctcggccggccagacatgggtccatcggccgagggtagaacggtctttccacctgctagccacttggccacttggccactacgtgacaaaaggtgaaagtctataaatactcctcaaccctcattgaggaagggatccagaaatctaacctaagaatcactattcatctggtaatatcttccttatctctctacaatatatacttagcCAAGCatcacaacttaatccctttaagtttactgacttgagcgtcggagtgagtacgctcggtgccaagccgagccctcagtttgttcattgtttcaggagaggtcaAAGGAGGAGGTCAAGCAAAGAcgacattctacaagcacgggtggtaacaatacttgctctggaattacacccggaacaattggcgccgtctgtggggaaaagaTACTAAAAGTTAGTCAAATCCcttaaaaacacaaaacaaaaacccacccaaaaagctaagaagatgtcgaaacaacaagaggtattcgtgactgacgaaaccgaattctgccaagatgataccatccacaattctggagttgcgcagccctccaccggccgaaGAATCCAACCGGACtatgggatgccaataataccagatacgccgctgcccgccgactaggtcaccatcatgggacacgtggttgatgcagctaagctgaagctactcctggacctaatcggtagtacgtcggctcacactgtcacaccgacaagagcggcggaacccgtccaggagaccagggccctaaatatgactccgagaaacttgaacgaagccttggaggaagctgaccctgtcaagacgccgacGGTTGCcaccgggcagtcaccccaagaagaaGAAACGTATAActcagtacagttgagacgcaaatctagccgcctcggccaaccaaaggcccggcagaggaagcgatcaatatgtctacagatacgaacgcagACAGTGCCAAAACCTCggtcacctcggccaaagccgggagtgacgggggaacgagtcgacatgctaacatatttacgacggcagacagcgccaaaacctcgatcacctcggctaattaagaccgagggcgacgggggaacgagccgatatgcctagatatttacaacagcagacagcgccaaaacctcgatcacctcggctaattaagaccgagggcgacgggggaacgagccgatatgcctagatatttacaacagcagacagcgccaaaacctcgatcacctcaaataaagccggagtgacggggaacgagccgacatgctaacatatttacgacggcagacagcgccaaaacctcgatcacctcggctaattaagaccgagggcgacggggaacgagccgatatgcctagatatttacaacaagacagacagcgccaaaacctcgatcacctcggctaattaagaccgagggcgacgggggaacgagccgatatgcctagatatttacaacagcagacagcgccaaaacctcgatcacctcggccaaagccgggagtgacgggggaacgaacCGACATGCTAACATATTTACGACGGCAGACaacgccaaaacctcgatcacctcggctaattaagaccgagggcgacgggggaacgagccgatatgcctagatatttacaacAAGCAGACAaacaaaacctcgatcacctcggccaaagccggagtgacggggaacgagccgacaTGCTAACATATTTACGACGACAGACGCGccaaacctcgatcacctcggctaattagCCCCAAGGGCGACGaggaacgagccgatatgcctagatatttacaacAAGAAATGTCGAACGTAAACTCGGTTGCCGGCCAAAGCCGGAAGagacgagggaaacgcgacttgctctcggcaaattaagaccgagcttaagaacgtataagtacagttgagacgcaaatctgacacctcggctaactaagaccgAGCGTGAACAAGGACGCGATCAATATCGTCTATAAATACGAAcgttgtcgcgccgtaaccccgattccctcggccaaggccgggaagcagcggggacacaacgaccgatacgctaacatgttcacaacgaccgttgggaagcgcaaatccgacgcctcggctaattaagaccgagccTGAACGAGGACGCCACCGACaggccaacatgtttaaaaacgttaagtacagttgagatgcgCATTCTAACTGCCCCGGCTAGGCCGATGGTAGAAACagaaaagaagcgctcaattaataacgtaagaagacaactcagatgaAAATGAGATAAAGACCCCGGCCAAGACGGAGGTAAAATAAACCAACTCTTATTAAAATGAGATAAAGACCCCGGCCAAGccgggggatatggtacggcctcaACATGACCAAGCCGACGAAGAAGCTCGCCGATGAAGAACTTTTTCGGaatcgcagaatatacgctcaacacacatcggagcccataccacggcatagactacgctgggggcaaattgatggggcatattctgcacccgctgaccgagtcaacatattgagataggtcaaagatatccaaagcaagtcaacacctgagacagcctagccgacgccaccgccggctgtcactgggtctcggccagCAACTAGCCGGTagggggcacatatccgcgtactcacatccaagacccctcggccggcctgacatgggtccatcggccgatggtagaacggtctttccacctgctagccacttggccacttggccactacgtgacaaaaggtgaaagtctataaatactcctcaaccctcattgaggaagggatccacattttaacctaagaatcactattcatctggtaatatcttccttatctctctacaatatatacttagcCAAGCatcacaacttaatccctttaagtttactgacttgagcgtcggagtgagtacgctcggtgccaagccgagccctcagtttgttcattgtttcaggagaggtcaAAGGAGGAGGTCAAGCAAAGAcgacattctacaagcacgggtggtaacaatacttgctctggaattacacccggaacagtaaagaaatagaacaagcAATCATCCATGCTcctaataaattaaaaataaagtgtaacaaaaaaaaaaattaaaaaaattaaaaataaagaggaaaagtaaagaaatagaacaatttCGGTAAAACACTCCGTAGAGGTCTTGggatttcctaaaaaaaaaaaaaaggaaaatgagatggcgacaccgggtgttaccgaGTTTCAGTAACACCGAGGGTGTAAATGtaattttgttaccatttttatTTCCCTCCTCAaactttcaaatttcaaattggTAAATTAAAAAGGGTATTATGGGTATTTAATGTTACATTAAAAAATTAGCTcgtcaattttgcttctctatcGTATTGCTTCGATATTACTAGTTGCTGAACAACTATGGAATCTAATAACTTGCTAATTGTTATGGAGTCTAATAACTATGACATCTATTCGATACTTTTggagaaaagaaagaagaaaagtttGGTATCTCATGTAGGTGTGCTATGAAATCGGTTGACATTGAAgttttctgtaaatgaaaatcaCAAACTTTTGGGCACCACGTTTTCTGGTCCTTAACTggatttacatgtgaatgaaagTTGAAATTTGGAGAAGTTCATCGGTGAGGAACATTTCACTCAGGTGATTATGTAACATTTTGGTGGGGATTAGAAGATGAAAAATTTAGAATTCCAGTTTTACCCTTCTATATTGGCGCAAAAATAAAAATTGTGTTTATCTTAAttagattttttattattttttattaggGTGTTACCGAATTTCGGTAACACCCGGTGGCGCCCTAGCATTGTCCAAAAAAAATAGTCTAGGATTTGTTATCACTCCTCCCCCTATATATATACGGAGAGATTTAAATTAATCAATTTTTTTTGGGTGCGAAAAAAATAAGCCATCAATAAACAATTTTAAAGTTAGGGAAACATCATCAAAAGTGTATAGTTGCAAGATTGAGAAATTAAGGTATTTTCTTAAAACTCATCTATTAGTTTACTGTTATTAGTGTTAATTAAAATCAAATCAAACTAAAGACTAAATTGAGAAATTTAATTTTGTAATTGTAGTATCATGATTAGAGTATACTACAATTACAAAATACCTTAATTTTGTAATTGTAGTATCATGATCCGCCTTCAGCCACCAACAAGTGATAGAGAGGACAATGACTAGTATGGACAATGATTAGAAATTTAATTTTGTAATTGTAGTATCATGATTAAAGTATATTGgattttaattaacttgttttgatAGGAGGGACAATGACTAGTATGGACTCGAACCTGAAAAGGCGGTGTACAAGTCACAGTTTAATGCGGCCGTGTTGTGTCGATAGATTAACCGATTTACCATATGAGTTATTGGCTCAAATTTTGTCAATGCTTCCTACCAAGGATGCTGCCGCGACCCAATTAGTATCCAAGAGAATGAAACAAGCTTTCTGTTGGATATCAACTATTGACTTGGATGATTCTCCTGAATCACATTGCGTAAAACGTCCCAATCTAGTTGAGCGATTCGCTCTTTTTGAGTCATTTGTCGACAATGTATTGCATAAATTATCTCGGTCTCAGCAGTCTCTTACCCGGTTTAGACTTCGTATGGGCTTGGACAAAACCATCATTTATTTATGCAGTTGCGTCTTCAACACGAGGCTCCCATGTAAGGAAGCCCGTTTCCCTGAACCCGCCCGTCTTTATGCATGGATATCTTACCCGTTAGCACATTGCGGTCTCAGGGAACTTGACCTCTCCTGTCATTTAAAAAACCCTGCAGAATGTAAGCTTCCCCCGGAAATTTTCGCTCGCCAATCATTACAGGTGTTAAAGCTTGATATCAATGTTGAGATTAATGGTGAAACTGAAATTCCCGTCATTTGTCTACCGAACTTGAAACTCCTTAACCTCCGTTCCTTTGTTTTTACTGAGGACGACTTTGTCACAAGGCTAGTTTCGAATTGTCCTGTCCTTGAAGACCTCGCTATCACTTGTTGGTGGCTGAAGGCGGATCGTTTGATCATTTCCTCACATTCCCTTAGGAAATTCGTCTTCATTATTCGCAAATATCACCATGAAGATAAAAACAGTGATCTTGTGCTTATTGACACCCCTAATTTGCAGTATTTTGACTACTTTGGCAATTTACCATATAAATACTCTATTACAAATTTGAATGCTCTTGACGAAGCTGAAATCGATGTCGATTACCCGTTGGTAAATGAAACTTTGGAGGATTCTTTCCGGACCCAGCTTAGTCTTGCAAGAGCCTTGTCTAATGTTGAACGTTTATCTCTTCATGGTTACTTTGTCGAGGTTAATTCGTCTCTCCACCTTTTTCATCCTCGCAAGTTATACTCCCCCTGTTCCGGTCAGTTGTTGaagttgatgaacaatttgatcattcacgctCAATTTGttacacttgtcatttagtaattgtctcttcctcttttcttgatctttgtgctaaaaccaaaggacaacaattgaccgggacgtaGGGAGTATATTACTATCTCCGTTCcagttccatttccatttccattttttTCCCGACTtatatattactccctccgtcccggtcaattgttgtcatttggttttggcacaaagaccaaggaaagaggagaggaccaataactaaatgacaagtggaacaaattgaatgagaatgatcaaattactcatcaagttcattcttaaaatagaaaggacaacaaatgactgagacacctaaaaatggaaaaggacaacaaatgaccgggacggagggagtataacctATACAAATTCATAATCTCCATTTTTCTTTTACTGAAGATTTTATACATTGCTGGTGTGTTGGAGGATCAGCAGCTACCGGTGTTTCGCAATCTAAGAACTTTGAAGATGACTGCATTACTTAATACATACTGTTATGCAAGATGGGATATTCTGCTGTTGTTGATTCTTCATTGTGCACCTTTGTTAGAACAACTTTTTTTCCCGCAGGTTAGCCCATATTTTCTTCTCCGTGTTATTGTTTACAAGATTGTGTCGTAAAATGTTGTGTTGTTTGCAGGGTTTCTTTGAACATGGATTTACATGCGTGTCTGATTATCCTGAGGTTCTGGAGGTAGCTGCATTGGAAGCGAACGGTTGGAGAAAAACTCAAACAATCCCTTCATGTTGCCAATCTCATCTCAAACGAATTCTTATAAAAAGATGTTGTGGAAGTGATAGAGAAGTAAATATGATCAAATTTCTTCTTGGTAACGCATCCATTTTAACGGAGTTTGTTATTTTATGCAACCCGGCCTGAGCCTTAAAATCCCAGCCCGGCCCGTCCTTAGCCCTGGCCCGGGTCAAGCATATCCCATCCCGGACAGCCCTTGGCTCGTCTCGAGCCCTAACCTGGGTCAAGCATATCCCAGCTCGGCCCGGCCAAGCCTCGCCCTTCCCCTGGCTCGGGTTTGACCAGGAGAGCTCTGCCCGCCCCCTGGCCAGCCCGGTCCTAGCCTGGCCCGAGTAGAGGTCTAGTAGCACCTCCACCGTGAATTGTGCCGGACTGACCAAGGGAAGGATGATATCGGAAAACGACGAGAATGAAATTACTACTTGGTTGTATTTACATTGGTAGAAATAAATTTACAAATAttactatacaactggttgtataataagcattgtacaaccatatacattaatccgagcttatatgcaattttatcgagttttgtaagagtttattttttttctgtttaagtgtgtgagttcaaaaactttaaagtatagctcagattctttttaataaaactcgaaaactttagtacacagctcggattctacaccatacaaccatatacaactggttgtataatctactaattgcACTCCGGAAGTCTTGGATCATTTATATGCAACACCTGAAATAAGTCAAATTAGAAAACGACGAAGGTAAGGATGATATTGGAAAACGATCAAAAATGAAATTAAGACTATCCGATAGCGCCATCGCAGTACGAAGGATCATTCAAATAGAAGGTCCGTCCTACTTAGACTCGACAAAATTGGCCCGGCCCGAACAACCCGTTCCGACACCTGAGACTCGAGCTTGACCCGAACCCGACTAGAATGTTTATTGTTGCACTATCCATAAATACTCGACAATAGTTGACTCGAACCCGAAATGGACCGTTCTGCCCCGACCTGACCCGAACTCATACAAATCTGAAATTGCTTCGAAACTGCCCTGATTTGAACCTGACCCGGTTTAACCGTTTGCTACCATGTGTCCGACTGTCGGTGCTCCACAAAAATCGTTGTATTCGTATCTGAAACAATTACAATGATATCATATTTATACTACTCCAAAGATTTAAAGATAATAATCGTATCTTCCAATAGTAGGAGCATAATAttcttattctataataatattaTTCGATTACGGTATATTACAATATACCGTAATATTCTAACATCGATCCTCTAACAACCTCAAATTGGAAAAAGAGGAAGGGAAGGATGATATCGAAAACGACGAAAAAATGAAATTAAGTACCACCCGATAGCGCCATGGCAGTAAGATTGATCATTCAAATAGAAGGTCCATCATACTTAGGCTTGACAAAATTGACCCAACCCGAATAATCCGTTCTGACACCCGAGACTCGAGCTCGACCCGAACCCGGCTAGAATGTTTATTGTTGCACTATCCATAAATACTCGACAATAGTTGACTCAAACCCGAAATGGACCGTTCTGACCCGACCTGACCCGGACTTATACAAATCCGAAATTGCTCCGAAACTGCCCTGATTTGAACCGGGCCCGGTTTAACCGTTTGCTACCATGTGTCCGACTGTCTTGCTCTGAAACCttcttttatttttccatttatTTTGATCGATAGGCTTAAAGCCGTCTTACATTAAGACGATTTTAAACAAGGATTGTCGTTTCTCAAGAACCCTGAGAAATTTCACTACCTAATCAGTAAGTCCTCCCTTTATTCATCCGATTAGTActaaactagtgtagatcccgcgcgaaAGCGCGATTTCTTAGATCGTTTTTTTCATAGAGAATTTAATATTTAAACTCACTATAAAAGTAAATTTTaataatcaatatctatctatctatctatctatctatctatctatctatattaataaaggaagcttttttcgagcgattataaagAGTCCAACTTTTGTGAAACAccttaataaataaataatgcttaataataataataataataactataacTATAAAATAAGAAGAATAATAAGTATAGATAAAGTATGACAGACATCAACTTTTATCAGGTTGGAATAGTTTAATGATAGATAATAGGGTTATTTAACGAGAATACTCTGAACTATTGACGTCCTTCTCAAATTACTACAAACTATAATTTAACTCACATTATACTCAACTATTACACCCGTCATCTTTTAATAGAATTGCAATTTTTTTAACCTGTGATGGCAGGTTAAGTGCATTCAAAGgtcccactttttttttttttacgtaatCTTCATCCTCCTCTATTCCTCCAATCTTAACAATTGATTGCATAAAATCAATTGAAGGTAAAATCATGGATATTAAAAAACAAAACTAGTTGTAAAAAACCCTAATCTTTTCTATCCCTAAACCCAGGCTAAGACTCAAACCCAATGCCAAATGAAACTATGAAAATGTGATAAAAAAAGGGCATGATTAGTAAACTCGGGTCAATACCCAAACCCAATGCCCAATCACCTCTCATTAGTACCTCCGACCAACCTCTTGCCGCCCCTGCACAACCAGGTCGTGTTTTTGTTGACTCTAGCCTCTGCCCCTCTTTGGCGGATCTAACctccaatttcaacaacaaaaacCAAGCCAATCAGTGCAACGAGTCAACGATAACCGCCCTTCAACAACTCCTCAgccaaacccaaacccaaacccaaccaTACCGCTCATCGACAACCACCATATCATCTCTTACCACCATAACTTAGTTTAATGAAGGTTGGGAGAAGAATTTTTAATGGCGTTTTtgaatgatgaatgatgatggTAATGAACGATCTGAAAAGAAAGAGAACAAAAATGTGATTGAAGAGAACTGTTTGATTAGTAGTGAAATCATAGGCAAAGATAATTGATGATTAAATCAATTATCTAGAGGAGATCTCTAAACTCCCACTTTTGATCTGCTTGCCTTATTCTGCAATTGACGAGATTTGTTGATGAGAACACAAATAAGGGTAATTGGGGTGAACCAATTAAACAAGGATGATGATTAGGGATGTTTAAATGTTAAACTTAGCTTGGAGCCTTGGAGTACTTGAAGAGCAAAGTAAACCGGCTAAACAGGTAGCCTTTCCACTAATTCTATTAAGAGATGAGGGGTGTAATAGTTGAGTATAATGTGGGTTAAATTATAGTTTGGAGTAATTTGAGAAGGACGTCAATAGTTCagagtattctcattaaataaccctagATAATAACGTAATAGGGAGTAGGAAACTAGAAGTAGAATACAACT from Silene latifolia isolate original U9 population chromosome 10, ASM4854445v1, whole genome shotgun sequence encodes:
- the LOC141608862 gene encoding F-box/LRR-repeat protein At4g14103-like, encoding MRPCCVDRLTDLPYELLAQILSMLPTKDAAATQLVSKRMKQAFCWISTIDLDDSPESHCVKRPNLVERFALFESFVDNVLHKLSRSQQSLTRFRLRMGLDKTIIYLCSCVFNTRLPCKEARFPEPARLYAWISYPLAHCGLRELDLSCHLKNPAECKLPPEIFARQSLQVLKLDINVEINGETEIPVICLPNLKLLNLRSFVFTEDDFVTRLVSNCPVLEDLAITCWWLKADRLIISSHSLRKFVFIIRKYHHEDKNSDLVLIDTPNLQYFDYFGNLPYKYSITNLNALDEAEIDVDYPLVNETLEDSFRTQLSLARALSNVERLSLHGYFVEILYIAGVLEDQQLPVFRNLRTLKMTALLNTYCYARWDILLLLILHCAPLLEQLFFPQGFFEHGFTCVSDYPEVLEVAALEANGWRKTQTIPSCCQSHLKRILIKRCCGSDREVNMIKFLLGNASILTEFVILCNPA